AGGTTGGGAATAATTGTGAAAGTATCAAGTAAAAATCCTTTTACATTAATAAAGTGCTTTATGAAAGAATAAATACACTAGAATTACCTGTTGAAAGTATTACTTTTGATAATGGAATTGAATTTAATGCGGTTGGAATATTAGCAAAAAATTAGGAATTAAAATTTATAAAGCCGATAAATACGCTTCTTTTCAAAGAGGAACTAATGAAAATTTTAACGGACTTATAAGAAGAGTTTATAAAAAGGGACTGATTTTAATAAAGTCTCTCGAGAGGAAATATTAAATCTTGAAAAAGAATAAATTTTATGAATAGAGACATACTAGAAGGAAAATGCGCTTTTGACATATATGAAGAAGAAATAGAAAGATTAAATAAATATTAATTAAAACTATTAAAAATTACAAGATTATTACAAGAAAATAATGAAAGGGTCGAAAAATTTTGCCCCATAATTTTTATTAACTTCATTAATAAAAACCGCTTTACAAGCGGAATTAAAAGAAGGGGATATCCCCTTCACCCCCTTAATAGTAAATAGGGGTATAAAATATTGTAAATTGTAGTACAATGTTTTTATAATAAAAACTACTGGTGCACTTCAATTTGCATTTTAGGAATTCCTAGAGATATTTCTAGGAATTTTTTTTATAAACTATTGCAACTAGATTAAACAATTTCATCTATAATAATAACTTTTGAAAAGTCTTTAAAAATAGTTAATTCTTTATTTTCTTGTCCTTCTTTTCCTTTTTGAACAAAACTTACAACTTTATAACTTTTTCCTCTTGCTGTCTGACCATCAGACCCCGTTTGAGGAATATTTGAAAATACAAAATATAATCTATTTAAAGAATCTGATTGCGCTGTTGCTTCAACAGAATAATCAATAAACTCTTCACCTGAATCTTTTGATACTTTTACAAAATCTCCAGATTTTCTATCAAACTCTCTAATAGTTAAAATATAAGCTTCATTTTCAATTATTGAATGTGTTTCTGCATTAATTGTTAAAGGCTTCACACTTTGATCGCTTGTAGATACTGTACTTGAAGGTACTCTTTTAAAAGAACTCAAATATGCTTTTGTCGTTAAATGATTATTTAAGTTTTGATCCTCATAAGTTAAATCAGTAGAACTTGTAAGAGTTGAGTTTTCATCCCCAAATTTAAGAGATTGAATAGCGTATGTTTTTTGTGATAATAACCCTGGTATTGTAATTTTAAATGAAGAATTTTCATCTGTATATAAACCACTAACTTCTTGTATTGAATCATTAACAACTTTATATATACCTTTAGGCTCTATTTCTACTAATTTTACTCATATTTTTTTACCTTTAAAATCGCTTGGTGTGCTAAAGTTCAATGTAACATCTACTGAACTAGCTTCTTTACCTTGAGTTAACTCAAATTTTGCAGAGGAAATTTGAGGTTTTGCTGTCGTAGTGAATCAAGCAATATCATTTGTGGCTCCTGCAATTATTAATTCTTTAAACTCTCCTGATGTAGCATCGTTTTTAGCTTTTCTAAATACTTTAAAAACATATTTAGTAGAATCTGTTAGATTATTTAGTGTTACAGTTGCTTTATCAGAGTGTCTTTGAATTAAGTCAAAATTTGCTGTTTTAAAATCATTGTCAGTTGCTTTTTTATATTCAAATTTATACTCATAATCTTCACTAGAAAATTTCTCTTCTTTAGCTTGAAAATTTAATATAACTGAAGAAGAATATAAATTAGTTGTCGAAAATACTATATCAGATTTTTCCTCAACTTTTGAACAAGATAAAACCATCAATCCACTAAGTGAAGCAACACTAGATACAATTAAAGGTTTTAAAAATTTATTTTTTTTCATATTTTCCTTAAATTCTTTTTTATTGATAAAAATTAAAATAATTACTTTTATTTTGTTTTAATATTTAAATTATATATTAAAAATCATTTTTGGTTACCAAAATGGTTACCAAAATGGTTACCAAATTGGTAACCAAAACAACAAACTAAATAAAAAAACAAAAAAATCTTTAATTATGGGTTATAAATTTAAAAATATCTATATTATTTATTCTTATTATTCTTAAAAATTTTGTTTCCTAATTTTATATAATCGTTAACCATTTTTTTAAAAACAGATAAAGATTTTAAAAAAATATCTTCTTTTTCCAAATCAATCTCTGATTCTTTTAAAATATTAAGAGGTTTATCCTTTCCGCCCGCGGATAAAAATAATTCTATATATTTTTTTAGTTCTTTTTCTTTATTTTCTTTATATTTTGAGAAAAATATGCTTCCCACAATATAACCTATGGCATATTTATAAACATAAAAATCATAATAAAAATGAGGAATAATGACTGAATAAATAGTGAGTTTTTTATTAGGTATTTTTTTAGCAAAATATTGTTTATATAAATCAGAATAAATCATTGATAAATCTTCAAAAGTAGATATATTTTCTTTACTATCTATTTTTTTGTAAAGCTCATATTCATAATTGGCCCAAAATGTTTGTTTGATAACTGTAGAGATGAAGTTATTAATATTTTCTCTTAACAATTGGAAACGAGTTATTTCATTTTTTGAATTAGATAATAAATAATCACTTATAATAAGTTCATTAAAAATAGAAGCTATTTCAGCTAAAATAATTGGATAATCGCTTAAATTTTGAGGTTGATTTTTATTAGAAAAATAAGTATGTAGAGAATGTCCCATTTCATGAGCTAAAGTTAAAACTGAATCTAAAGTATAATTTCAATTCATTGAAATAAATATTTTATCTAAACCAAAAGAGTTGCTTATAGAATATGCTCCAGATGCTTTATTTGAATAATTCATATAATCTATTCATCTTTCTGAAAAAGCTTTTTCAGAAACCTTAATATATTCCTCGCCCATATCTTTCGTTGCTTTTAAAAACGTTTCTTGTCCCTTTTCAACTGAATAATATTCTTTTTTAGAAAATAAATCTAAATCGCCATCATAAATTTCTTTTTTTTCATTAAATTTAAATTTAAAAAATATTTTATCTGCTTTTTCAAACTTTTGTATTATTTTATTCATCTTTTTAACATTTAAAAATAGGTTTTTAATTACTTTTTCACCCACATAGTCTTCACTAAGTAAAAAATTTACTGAGGACTTAAAATTTCTTTTAAGGGCAAATACAGAAATTTTTGTAAAATGTTGAATTAATAGTTTTGAATATGTATTTTTATTTTTATAATATGCATCCAAATAACTATTGTAGGCTGTTTGTCTAATTTTTCTATCCTTGTTTTTTAATAAAAGTGAATAATTACCTTGAGTTATTTTAATTTTTTTACCTTTAGAGCTTGTAGCATAACCTAAATCTGTTTCAATATCACTTAAAATCTGAAATATTTCCCCAAAATCACTTTGTGATCTACTAATTTCCATTAAAAAAGTTTCAATTTCATCAGAAAACTTATACTTTTTAAAATCAATTACTTGTTCAAATTCAAGTTTGTAATCTTTTAATCTAGGATCTTCTTTTCAAATTTTTATTTTTTCAATATTTTGAAAAATTCTATTTATTTCAGAACCATTTTTCTTATCAAATTCATCAAAATCATTTTCAAATTTTGTTTTAATTTGATTTATTTTTTCATCTACAGAATTTATAGTTAATTTATTAGACAAGTAATTTATTATTTTATTATATTTTATTTCATTTT
This genomic interval from Mesomycoplasma molare contains the following:
- a CDS encoding fibronectin type III domain-containing protein — translated: MKKNKFLKPLIVSSVASLSGLMVLSCSKVEEKSDIVFSTTNLYSSSVILNFQAKEEKFSSEDYEYKFEYKKATDNDFKTANFDLIQRHSDKATVTLNNLTDSTKYVFKVFRKAKNDATSGEFKELIIAGATNDIAWFTTTAKPQISSAKFELTQGKEASSVDVTLNFSTPSDFKGKKIWVKLVEIEPKGIYKVVNDSIQEVSGLYTDENSSFKITIPGLLSQKTYAIQSLKFGDENSTLTSSTDLTYEDQNLNNHLTTKAYLSSFKRVPSSTVSTSDQSVKPLTINAETHSIIENEAYILTIREFDRKSGDFVKVSKDSGEEFIDYSVEATAQSDSLNRLYFVFSNIPQTGSDGQTARGKSYKVVSFVQKGKEGQENKELTIFKDFSKVIIIDEIV
- the pepF gene encoding oligoendopeptidase F, translated to MKFYKKIEDVPKKYTFDLESLLENKKIEDIIKEYWKIKNKELDYKDSKYESVESFLYFKKLENKNEIKYNKIINYLSNKLTINSVDEKINQIKTKFENDFDEFDKKNGSEINRIFQNIEKIKIWKEDPRLKDYKLEFEQVIDFKKYKFSDEIETFLMEISRSQSDFGEIFQILSDIETDLGYATSSKGKKIKITQGNYSLLLKNKDRKIRQTAYNSYLDAYYKNKNTYSKLLIQHFTKISVFALKRNFKSSVNFLLSEDYVGEKVIKNLFLNVKKMNKIIQKFEKADKIFFKFKFNEKKEIYDGDLDLFSKKEYYSVEKGQETFLKATKDMGEEYIKVSEKAFSERWIDYMNYSNKASGAYSISNSFGLDKIFISMNWNYTLDSVLTLAHEMGHSLHTYFSNKNQPQNLSDYPIILAEIASIFNELIISDYLLSNSKNEITRFQLLRENINNFISTVIKQTFWANYEYELYKKIDSKENISTFEDLSMIYSDLYKQYFAKKIPNKKLTIYSVIIPHFYYDFYVYKYAIGYIVGSIFFSKYKENKEKELKKYIELFLSAGGKDKPLNILKESEIDLEKEDIFLKSLSVFKKMVNDYIKLGNKIFKNNKNK